DNA sequence from the Candidatus Sulfuricurvum sp. RIFRC-1 genome:
CCCACTTGCAAGCCGGAGAAATTTATCGCGGAATCATTGAAATTATTGGAGCGAAAAACCAGACGATTACGGTTGACTCCACTATTTATGCGGTTTTAGACAGCCGTGGTAATATCGAAGAGATCGTTTTTATCGGGCATGACGTCAGCGAGATGAAGCGAGCCATTTTGGAGAGTATGAAACAACTGATCGATTATGATACCTCTTTGGCTATTTTATTTGATCATCGATACGAGGCGATCATGGTCAATCGAAAGTTTTTGGACGTTAATGGGTATGAGAATTTTGAAGCGTTGAGTGAGAGTTGTGATTTATGGTCATGGATGTTTGAATCGCAACAGGGATTGCAACCTATATTATCCGACAAATACTCTCAAAAAGATGGGCTTGAATTTATTGTCAAAGAGTTGAAAAAAGGGCATATAAACGGGCGAATCATCTCTATCAATTTAAATAATAATAAATCGTACTATACGGTTCATATGAGTTCTATGACGAATCCGTTGATTCAAAATGAACAATATCATATTCTTTATTTTGTTGACGTGAGCGATTTTGAACGCCTTAAAGAAGAAAAAATCAGTGATGCAAAGCTGATGAGCGTCGGGCGTCTGGCTGCTGCTATTACCCATGAAATCAACACCCCTTTAACTTATGTCAAAGGGAACCTTGAACTACTGAAATGGGCGTGTGATGGAAAAATTGAGCAATCAGAGCATTATTTCAAACCGATCGATGAGGGGATTGAGAGGATAGAATTCATTGTCGGATCGATGTATGAATTCGCCGGTACAGGGAAAGAAACAATGGATGTGTGCAGTGTGGACATGACCCTTGTTTACGGACTGCGTATCGTTATGAACCGTGCAAAACACATTGTCCCTATCCGACTAAACGGTCAACTGTTTTCACTGAGGACGAAATATAACCCAAAAAGCTGTATGACAATGGGGATATCGACACGTTTGGAGCAGGTGTGGATTATCATCCTTAATAATTCTTTGGATGAATTTGAGAAAGGTATAATACCTTATGAGAATCGTCGGCTTGATATTTGGCTTAAATGTGAAAATGATGATGTGACGATAACCATCAGCGACAATGCCGGAGGGATACCGAAAGGGATGTTGGAAACTTTGTTTGATTTCGCGATCGGCGGAGAGAAAAAAAAGAGTATGGGAATCGGGCTAAACGTCGCAAAAGCTATTATTGACAAACACGGAGGGAGTATTCGTGCTGACAATGAAAATAATGGTGCCGTATTTGAAATCAGTTTGAAAAAGTATAAGGAGGAGAAATAATGTTTTTTGGAAAAGAATCGGCAAAATATAAAGAAGAAGCGGATCTTTTACGGGTTGAGCGGGATATTTTGAAAGCA
Encoded proteins:
- a CDS encoding ATP-binding protein, which encodes MVEVIKIVYVTDWTIGDYNLADQDPFFNVLKEFDAELNIRNDFPELYDEIDLLILHPMEMNSKIFETISHSKIQNPAIKTVVISSAHGSDLFLQAIDVGVDKYLLKPLLPSAVQKVVERLISQSLEAKQAKKAYRQINMMFGSISKTALVIRIAHNGMIAEVNSLLGALIGMAPEEMVGHYWLRFVERRFWIYLRTLVRAHLQAGEIYRGIIEIIGAKNQTITVDSTIYAVLDSRGNIEEIVFIGHDVSEMKRAILESMKQLIDYDTSLAILFDHRYEAIMVNRKFLDVNGYENFEALSESCDLWSWMFESQQGLQPILSDKYSQKDGLEFIVKELKKGHINGRIISINLNNNKSYYTVHMSSMTNPLIQNEQYHILYFVDVSDFERLKEEKISDAKLMSVGRLAAAITHEINTPLTYVKGNLELLKWACDGKIEQSEHYFKPIDEGIERIEFIVGSMYEFAGTGKETMDVCSVDMTLVYGLRIVMNRAKHIVPIRLNGQLFSLRTKYNPKSCMTMGISTRLEQVWIIILNNSLDEFEKGIIPYENRRLDIWLKCENDDVTITISDNAGGIPKGMLETLFDFAIGGEKKKSMGIGLNVAKAIIDKHGGSIRADNENNGAVFEISLKKYKEEK